Within Candidatus Dormiibacterota bacterium, the genomic segment CGCCGCGCAGCCTGCGCAGGTGCCGGGGGGCGACCTCGGGTGCCTCGGCGGCCCGCTCGCGGACCAGGCCGAGGGCGATCACCGCCACCGGGGCGATGTCGAGGTGGCCGGTGTCGATCGCCTCCTGGTAGGCGGCCGCGCTCTCCTCGTACCGGCCGTCCGCCTCCAGGGTCGCGGCGAGGTTGAACATCGCCTTGGGGGACTGGTCGGGGTGGTCGAGCGCGATCGACTCGCGGTAGGCGTCGACGGCCTCGTCGATGAGGCCCATCTCGGCGAGCAGGATGCCGAGGTTGGTGGCCGCGATCGGCGCCTGCTCGGAATGGCCGGTGGCGATCGCCAGCCGGTAGGCGTCGCAGGCGTCGTGCCGCCATCCCACCCGGGTGAGCAGCGCGGCGCGGTTCACCAGCGCCATCGGCTTCCACTCGGGGTGGCCGGAGTCGATGGCGACCTGGTAGGCGGTGGTGATGCTGCGCCAGTCGGGGACGGTGGTGTGCAGCCGCTCCAGCAGCACCCCGAGGTTGAAGCCGGCCCGTGGAGCGGCGTCGGGGTGACCGGAGTCGATCGCCCGCTGGTAGGCGGCGATGGCGTCGTCGTTGCGGCGCAGCTCCTCGAGGACGTTGCCCCGGCAGCCCTCCGCGAGCGGGACGGCGTCGGGATGGCCGGAGGCGGCGACGATGTCGAACAGCGCCAGCGCCTCCGCCATCCTCCCCTCCTCGCAGAGGTCGAAGCCGCGGTCGAGCACCGCCATCGGCTCCGTCCGCGGGTCGGCGGGAGTGGTCACGGAGCCCACGGTACTCGCCGGGACGGCGACCGTGCGCAGCCTGGCTGGTTGATCGGGGCGGCACCCCGGCGCGCGGGATGCCGCCCCGGACGCGGGTCCTAGTGGCTGAGGAAGTACTCGTCGGAGCCGAGCAGGCCGCCGATGACGTGCTCGTCGGTGGCGCCGTTCAGCAGCTGCTGGGTCCAGTACGCCAGCCCGACGCTGTCGGCGGGCCGGATGAGGATGGCGCCGTAGAGGGCGCTGACCAGGTGGGCGCGCCCCTCCGGGCTCTGGATGAACTGGATGGCGATGGTCGCGGCGTTGTAGTTGGCCAGCCAGTACGCCCTGCCGGTGGGGTCGGAGGGCCGTCCGAGGATGTCCTCGTAGAGCGCGTCGATGGTGGTCGCGGGGTCGGGACCGTGGTGCAGCGGGTACTCGGCGGAGCCGAGGAAGCCGGTGCGCACCTGCTCGAGGCTGTGACCGGCGGCCATGTAGCCGAGCCAGAACACGACCCCGCCGAGATCGGTGGGACGGGCGAGGTACTGCTGGTAGAAGCCGGGCACGGTGCTGGTGCCGCCGATCACGTCGGTGCGGTACTCGGGGCTCGAGGCCAGCGCCTCCGCCACCGTGGTGCGCGCGGTGCCGTGGTTCAGACGGTCGAGCCAGTACGCGAAGGCGGCCGGGTCGGCGTCGCGCCCCATCAGCGTGACGTAGGCGTTGTGCAGCCAGCTGGCGTTGGTCGAGCCGGCGGCGGGGGTCTGGGTGAGCGCGAGGACGGTCGAGAAGTTGTCGGCCGGGTCGGCGTTCTGATCGCTGACGATGATCGCCTGGGTGCCCGCGGTGGTCGAGGAGGTGATGGTGTCGGCGGCGGCGCCGCCGGAGTCGGTGTCGACGGTGGGATGCGCCAGCGCGGCGTCGCCGGGGTGGCCCTCGGTCTGGAAGGTGATGGTCTCGCCGGAGACCGGGGCGCCGCTGCCGTCGACCACGGTGACCATTGCCACCGCGGTGCTGGCGCCGTTGGCGGCGATGTGGCCGCTGACCAGCGCCCTGGTCGCGAACCTCACGCCGAGCAGCTTCTCCTTGGCGGTCCCGGTGACCGAGCCGATGCTCTCGGTCGCGGTCAGGGTGACCGAACCCGCCGTGGTCGACGAGGTGATGGTGGTGGCGGCGGAACCGCTCGAGTCGGTGATCGCCGTGGCCGCGTTGAAGGTGACGGCCCCGGCGGGGGTGCTGGTGAAGGTGACGGTGTCACCCGCCACCGGCTGGCCGCCGGCGTCGGTCACCACCACCACCGCAGAGGTGTGGCTGGTGCCGTTGGCACGCAGGGTGTGGCTGTGCGGGGTGAGGATCACGCTCGCGACCGTGGTGACCACCTGGCTCAGCGCGGTCGAGGCGCTGACGGCGTCGGTGGCGTCCCCGCCGTACCCGGCGGTGATGCTGTGGGTGGCGGCGCTCAGTCCGCTGGTGGTGTAGGTGGCGGTGGCGACCCCGCCCACCAGGGCCAGGGTGCCGGTGCCGAGGGTCGAGCCCCCGTCCTTGAAGGTCACGGTCCCGGTGGGCGTGCCCGTGCCGAAGGTGGCGGCGACCGTCGCGGTGAAGGTCACCGGCCCGTTGAGAAGGGTGCGGAGCGCGGAGGAGGTGATCGTGGTGGCGGTCGGATTGGTGACCGTGAGGGTGAAGCTCTGGACCGCGTCGGGGAGCACCCCGTTGGCCGCCGTGAGGGTGATCGGGTAGGAGCCGGCGCTGCCCGAGACCGGGGTTCCGGAGAACACGCCGCCGGTGACGCTGACCCCCGAGGGCAGGGTGCCGCTCTCGGTGATCGACGGCGCCGGGTAGCCGGTCGCGGTCACGGTGAAGGCGGCGGGGCTGCCGGTGGTGAGCGCCAGCGTGTTCGCGCTGGTGATCGCCGGCGCCTGGTCGACGGTGAGCGTGAAGGACTGGACCGCGTCGGCCTCCACCCCGCCGTCGCTGGCGGTGAAGGTCAGCGGGTACACCCCGCCGGTCCCCGCTGCGGGGGTGCCGTGGAGCGCCCCGCCGGAGAAGGTGACCCCGGAGGGCAGAGCGCCGCTCTCGCTCACCGCCGGAGCCGGGAACCCGGTCGCGGTCACGGGGAACGAGCCGCTGGCGGCGGTGGTGAAGGTGACGTTGCCGGCGCTGCTGAAGGCCAGCACCTGGTCGACGTGCAGGGTGAACGCCTGGGTGGCGTCGGGCTGGGTGCTGTTGTGGGCGGTGATGGTGAGCGGGTAGTCACCGGCCGTGCCCGGATCGGGCGTGCCCGAGAGGGTCGCTCCGCTGAAGGTGACCCCGGACGGCAGTGCCCCGCTCTCGCTCAGGCTCGGGGCGGGGAAGCCGCCCGCGGTGACGGTGAAGGTGCCCGGCGCGCCGACCAGGAAGCTGGTGGACGCGACCGAGGTGATCGCCGGGGCCTCGTCCACGGTGAGGGTGAAGTGCTGCACGGCGTCGCTGCCGATCCCGTTGTGGGCGGTGACGTCGACGCTGGTCGAGCCGCCGGGGGCCTGGGGAATCCCGGACAGCAGCCCGGTGGAGGCGTCGAAGGTGACCCCGGGCGGGAGGGTGCCGGTCATCTTCAGGGTCGGCGACGGCGTGCCCGACGCCGACACCGAGAAGCTCCCGTTCGCGCCTACGGTGAAGGTGGCGTGGTCAGCCGACGTGAATGCCGGCCCCTCGTCGACGGTGAGGGTGAAGGCCTGGGTGGCGTCGATGCCGATGCCGTTGGTGGCGGTGAGGGCGAGGTGCCAGGTGCCGCCCGTGCCCGCGTCCGGCGTGCCGGAGAGCACTCCGCCGCTGAGGCTCACCCCTCCCGGCAGCGCGCCGGTCGACGAGAAAGCGGGCGCCGGGAAGCCGCCGCCGGTGAGCGTGAACGAGCCGGGGCTGCCCACCGTGAAGGTGGCCTGGGCTGCGCTGCTGAACGACGGCGCCTCGTCCACCGTCAGGGTGAAGCTCTGGACGGCGTCGGTGCCGGCGCCGTTCGAGGCGGTGAGGGTGATGGCATGGGCGCCACCGGTGCCCGCGGCGGGTGTGCCGGTGAGTGCGCCGCCGGAGAGCGAGACCCCGGAGGGCACGTCCCCGCCGGCGACCAGGCTCGGCGCCGGGTAGCCGGTGACGGTGACCGGGAAGGAGCCCGGCGTGCCCACCGTGAAGGTGGCGGCGCCGGCCGACGTGATCGCCGGCGCCTGGTTCACGGTCAGGGTGAAGCCCTGGGTGGCGTCGCTGCCGATGCCGTTGGCGGCGGTGAGGGTGACCTGATAGACGCCGCCGCTGGCCGCCCCGGGGGTGCCGGTGAAGGAGTGGGTGCCGGTGTCGAAGGTGACCCCGGCGGGCAGCGCGCCGCTCTCCGAGAAGGCCGGCGCAGGGAAGCCGGTGGCGGTCGCCGGGAAGGTGCCCGGGGTGCCCGCCGTGAACGTGGCGGAGCCGGCGCTGGTGAACTGCGGCGGCAGCCCGACGGTGAGGATGAAGCTCTGGCTGGCGTCGGTCGCGACCCCGTTGGCCGCCGTGAAGGTGAGCGGGTAGGTGCCGTGGGTGCCGGCGGCGGGGGTGCCGGCGAGCACCCCGGTGGCGGCGGTGAAGCTGACCCCGGTGGGAAGGCTGCCGGTCATGCCAAGAACCGGCGAGGGGATGCCGGTGGCGGTCTCCGTGAACGAGCCGGCGACGCCCTCGGTGAGGGTGGTGGCGGCGGCGCTGGTGATCGCCGGCGCCTGGGTCAGCGGCTGCACCGTGAGCGTGAAGCCCTGGGTGTCGTTGCTGCCGTACCCGTTGGCGGCGGTGATGGTGATCGGATAGTCGCCCTGGGTCCCCGACGCGGGCGTGCCCGAGAGCACGCCACCGGCGGAGAGCGTGACCCCGGAGGGCAGGCTGCCGGTCTCGGTGTAGACGATCGTCGCCGACCCGGTGCCGGTCACCGTGAAGGTGCCGAACGTGGTGGCGGTGAAGGTGGCGGTGCTGGCGCTCGTGATGTGCGGCGCGGTCCCCACGCCGATGGCGGCGGTGACGGTCTGGTGGTCCACGGTGAGGGCGGTGCTGCCCGATCCGGCGACCGCCCCGGCGGTGAACACCGTGACCGCGACCCCGCTCGACGTGGGCTGGCTGGACGGCGACACCCCGCCGAGCGTCCCGGCGAAGCTCATGGTGGTGCCGTCGGGCACGTGGCCGGCGGCCGAGGTGTCGACCCCGTTCGAGTCGTGGGTGAGGCTGCCGGTGACCGTCGAGGTCTGGGCCGGCACGACCTTCGCGGGCACCGCGGCGGCGGTGAGCTGGAGCCACGGAGTGAAGCCGAGGGTGCCTCCGCCCGTCCCCGAGGTGCCGGTGCCGCCGCTGGCCACCGAGTCGCAGCCGGCGTTGCCGGGGCCGGCGTTGCAGCCCCACCAGTTGTCGGTGGCGGCGGCGGTCGCCGCGGTGCCGGTGTTGTTGTCGTACTCGACGCCGGTGGCCCCGCCGCCCGCCGCGGTGTTGCCCACGATCCGGTTGAAGGCGATGGTCGCCGCGCCCTGGGCCCAGACGGCCCCGCCGCCGGCCGGTGCGCCGCCGGTGGCGGTGACGCTGTTGCCGGTGAGCGTGTCGTTGCGGATGCTCACCGTCGAGCCCGCGACCGCGTGGACGTAGATGCCGCCGCCGCCGATCAGGTTGGAGGGGTCGGCGCTCCTCGCGGTGTTGCCGGTGATCGTCGAGCCGGTGATCGACAGGCTGCCGGATGCCGCGGTCGGGGTGGTGAAGCTGACCCCGCCGCCCGCGCTGGTGCCGGAGTCGTTGTTGCTGATCGTGCAGCCGCTGATCGTGAGGTTGCCACCCGCCCAGGAGATGCCACCGCCGGGTGAGGCGGTGCCGGTCGAGGTGACCGTGTTGCCGGTCACCGCGCAGCTGCTCAGGGTCAGGGAGTCGGCCGGGCTGGCGTTGCCGCCGATGATCCCGGCGCCGCCGAAGCCGTCGCCGGTGTCGTGGCCGCCGGTGATGGTCACGCCCGAGATCGCGACGGTGACGTTGCCCACCTGACCGGGGTCGAGGTTGAGGACCCGGTTGACGCCGTCGGTCTGCTGGATGGTCGTGGTGCCGGCGCCGGCGCCGTTGATGGTGACGTTGCTGCCCGAGGCGCCGACCTGGAGCTCGCCCCGGGTCAGCCCGAAGGTGCCACCCGGGACGGTGATGGTGGAGGCCGCGACGGTGTTGGTCGCCGCCAGGATGGCCTCGCGCAGGCTGATCCTGCCGTCCGGGCCCGGGCTGGCGATCAGCGCGGCGATGCTGGTGGTGGTTCCGTCGACCACGTCGTTGGTGGTGGTGACGGTGACGGCGTTGACGGGGATCGGGATCGCGGCGACCGGGGTCGCCCGCAGGCCGCCGGAGAGGGTGGCGAGGAGGACGGCCGCGCCGAGGGCGGTGGCCACGGTGCGGAGGAGACGGGTGCGGGGGGTGTGCCGCGCTGCGCCCGATCGCATCAGGGGCGCGCCGGGAAGACGCCCTGGAGGGCGATGATGAAGTTGAGCACCAGGTACGGGGGCATGTTGTTGTGCGGCTGGCCGCCACCGGCAGGTGCCAGCGCCTGCGCGTTCATGGACGGGCCCGATCCCGCGGTCGCCGAGTAGAGGGGAATCGGCGTCCTCCCGGTGTGGGCCTCAGCCGGGACCGCGTTGGACGGGCTGTTGGCGCCGCCGGCTGCACCCTTCGCGTTGAGCGCGTGGCTGTGCGCCGGCATCTGCGAGGAGAGCAGGGTCACGTGCTCCTCCCCCCCGGCCTGGCCGAGCGCGTGGTCCGAGAGCCCGGGCCCCTGACCAGGGTGCATCGGCGCCGAGCCCTGCAGGTTGGGAAGTCCGAAGGTGGTCCTGCCGTCGCCGCCGTAGGTGGTGCCCAGCAGCGAGAAGAGTGCGGTGTTCTGCGAGATCGGCATCAACTGCCCGTTGCACAACGCCCACCCGGTGGGTGCGAAGGTGAAGGGGACGATGCGGATCTCCGCAACGAACGGCTCAGACAACGCGGTCTCCTTGCTGCGGGCTCATTCGGGTCAGTTCCGCGACGGGAAGATGCCCTG encodes:
- a CDS encoding tetratricopeptide repeat protein — translated: MTTPADPRTEPMAVLDRGFDLCEEGRMAEALALFDIVAASGHPDAVPLAEGCRGNVLEELRRNDDAIAAYQRAIDSGHPDAAPRAGFNLGVLLERLHTTVPDWRSITTAYQVAIDSGHPEWKPMALVNRAALLTRVGWRHDACDAYRLAIATGHSEQAPIAATNLGILLAEMGLIDEAVDAYRESIALDHPDQSPKAMFNLAATLEADGRYEESAAAYQEAIDTGHLDIAPVAVIALGLVRERAAEAPEVAPRHLRRLRGDVLALMPEDARGGAPEGTHS
- a CDS encoding tail fiber protein, with translation MSEPFVAEIRIVPFTFAPTGWALCNGQLMPISQNTALFSLLGTTYGGDGRTTFGLPNLQGSAPMHPGQGPGLSDHALGQAGGEEHVTLLSSQMPAHSHALNAKGAAGGANSPSNAVPAEAHTGRTPIPLYSATAGSGPSMNAQALAPAGGGQPHNNMPPYLVLNFIIALQGVFPARP
- a CDS encoding putative Ig domain-containing protein, with translation MRSGAARHTPRTRLLRTVATALGAAVLLATLSGGLRATPVAAIPIPVNAVTVTTTNDVVDGTTTSIAALIASPGPDGRISLREAILAATNTVAASTITVPGGTFGLTRGELQVGASGSNVTINGAGAGTTTIQQTDGVNRVLNLDPGQVGNVTVAISGVTITGGHDTGDGFGGAGIIGGNASPADSLTLSSCAVTGNTVTSTGTASPGGGISWAGGNLTISGCTISNNDSGTSAGGGVSFTTPTAASGSLSITGSTITGNTARSADPSNLIGGGGIYVHAVAGSTVSIRNDTLTGNSVTATGGAPAGGGAVWAQGAATIAFNRIVGNTAAGGGATGVEYDNNTGTAATAAATDNWWGCNAGPGNAGCDSVASGGTGTSGTGGGTLGFTPWLQLTAAAVPAKVVPAQTSTVTGSLTHDSNGVDTSAAGHVPDGTTMSFAGTLGGVSPSSQPTSSGVAVTVFTAGAVAGSGSTALTVDHQTVTAAIGVGTAPHITSASTATFTATTFGTFTVTGTGSATIVYTETGSLPSGVTLSAGGVLSGTPASGTQGDYPITITAANGYGSNDTQGFTLTVQPLTQAPAITSAAATTLTEGVAGSFTETATGIPSPVLGMTGSLPTGVSFTAATGVLAGTPAAGTHGTYPLTFTAANGVATDASQSFILTVGLPPQFTSAGSATFTAGTPGTFPATATGFPAPAFSESGALPAGVTFDTGTHSFTGTPGAASGGVYQVTLTAANGIGSDATQGFTLTVNQAPAITSAGAATFTVGTPGSFPVTVTGYPAPSLVAGGDVPSGVSLSGGALTGTPAAGTGGAHAITLTASNGAGTDAVQSFTLTVDEAPSFSSAAQATFTVGSPGSFTLTGGGFPAPAFSSTGALPGGVSLSGGVLSGTPDAGTGGTWHLALTATNGIGIDATQAFTLTVDEGPAFTSADHATFTVGANGSFSVSASGTPSPTLKMTGTLPPGVTFDASTGLLSGIPQAPGGSTSVDVTAHNGIGSDAVQHFTLTVDEAPAITSVASTSFLVGAPGTFTVTAGGFPAPSLSESGALPSGVTFSGATLSGTPDPGTAGDYPLTITAHNSTQPDATQAFTLHVDQVLAFSSAGNVTFTTAASGSFPVTATGFPAPAVSESGALPSGVTFSGGALHGTPAAGTGGVYPLTFTASDGGVEADAVQSFTLTVDQAPAITSANTLALTTGSPAAFTVTATGYPAPSITESGTLPSGVSVTGGVFSGTPVSGSAGSYPITLTAANGVLPDAVQSFTLTVTNPTATTITSSALRTLLNGPVTFTATVAATFGTGTPTGTVTFKDGGSTLGTGTLALVGGVATATYTTSGLSAATHSITAGYGGDATDAVSASTALSQVVTTVASVILTPHSHTLRANGTSHTSAVVVVTDAGGQPVAGDTVTFTSTPAGAVTFNAATAITDSSGSAATTITSSTTAGSVTLTATESIGSVTGTAKEKLLGVRFATRALVSGHIAANGASTAVAMVTVVDGSGAPVSGETITFQTEGHPGDAALAHPTVDTDSGGAAADTITSSTTAGTQAIIVSDQNADPADNFSTVLALTQTPAAGSTNASWLHNAYVTLMGRDADPAAFAYWLDRLNHGTARTTVAEALASSPEYRTDVIGGTSTVPGFYQQYLARPTDLGGVVFWLGYMAAGHSLEQVRTGFLGSAEYPLHHGPDPATTIDALYEDILGRPSDPTGRAYWLANYNAATIAIQFIQSPEGRAHLVSALYGAILIRPADSVGLAYWTQQLLNGATDEHVIGGLLGSDEYFLSH